In one Tripterygium wilfordii isolate XIE 37 chromosome 22, ASM1340144v1, whole genome shotgun sequence genomic region, the following are encoded:
- the LOC119990734 gene encoding lamin-like protein — MPSSTHLICICLLISALAAISPTTATDHIVGANKGWNPGINYTLWANNHTFYVGDLISFRYPKTQYNVFEVNQTGYDNCTTEGAVGNWSSGKDFIPLNKAERYFFICGNGQCFNGMKVSVLVHPLPSPPQAGLFANDSGSALPPVALNRGLVGVLAVAVASILFGSG, encoded by the exons atGCCCAGCTCAACTCACCTTATCTGCATCTGCCTCCTCATCTCTGCCCTTGCAGCCATCTCTCCAACCACCGCAACTGACCACATCGTTGGTGCCAACAAAGGCTGGAACCCTGGCATCAATTATACTCTCTGGGCTAACAACCATACCTTCTATGTTGGTGACCTTATAT CTTTTAGGTACCCGAAGACACAGTACAATGTGTTTGAGGTGAACCAGACTGGGTATGATAACTGCACTACAGAGGGGGCAGTAGGGAACTGGAGTAGTGGCAAGGATTTCATACCACTTAACAAGGCCGAGAGGTATTTCTTCATATGCGGCAACGGTCAGTGCTTCAATGGCATGAAAGTCTCTGTTCTTGTCCACCCTCTGCCTTCACCTCCACAAGCCGGCCTCTTCGCCAATGATTCTGGCTCCGCTCTTCCGCCAGTTGCCTTAAATAGAGGCTTGGTTGGTGTTTTGGCTGTGGCAGTCGCTTCTATTTTGTTTGGATCTGGTTGA
- the LOC119991405 gene encoding non-functional pseudokinase ZED1-like, which yields MGKKKKEREQFFLKNGGKMLEQMISIFNGKCNPIRSFSEEDLMRATNNYDRRKIRHEDWNFCIYEGTIESRSVLVKKFKKEISTPGGGDPLELVTNETAIASNMSNHKNFLKLLGCCLETEIPILVYEFGENLSRVLVNSSLPWETKLRIANEIANAVAYVHYGTSRVIIHRDIKIGHIYLNRDNIAKLSEFQMSVPIPSGETHVDTLVFGTTGHSAPEVLTTGRLTEKSDVYNFGVVLMDILSGKSTWTWISELRAEDDYEYVDTGFADTVQLLLRKSNLKEEKGRQRIEFEELILKCLRQDPDARPTMQEVAQAIKSIRNMSS from the coding sequence atggggaagaaaaagaaagaaagagagcagTTTTTCTTGAAGAATGGAGGTAAGATGTTAGAACAGATGATCTCAATTTTTAACGGCAAGTGCAATCCCATCCGAAGCTTTTCGGAGGAAGATCTCATGAGGGCAACAAACAACTACGACCGGAGAAAAATCCGGCACGAGGACTGGAATTTCTGCATCTATGAAGGAACAATTGAATCTCGTTCTGTTTTAGTCAAGAAGTTTAAGAAAGAAATCTCTACGCCTGGTGGTGGTGATCCCTTGGAATTGGTGACAAATGAAACAGCAATTGCGTCCAACATGAGCAATCACAAGAACTTCTTGAAGCTTCTGGGTTGCTGCCTGGAGACTGAAATCCCCATATTAGTCTACGAATTCGGAGAAAATCTTTCACGGGTGTTGGTAAACAGTAGTCTGCCATGGGAGACCAAGTTGAGAATAGCAAACGAAATTGCCAACGCAGTCGCGTATGTCCATTATGGCACCTCCAGAGTGATTATCCATAGAGACATCAAGATTGGTCACATATACCTTAACCGGGACAACATTGCCAAACTGTCCGAGTTCCAGATGTCTGTGCCAATTCCCTCGGGTGAAACACATGTGGACACACTAGTATTTGGAACCACAGGGCATTCAGCTCCAGAAGTTCTGACGACTGGGCGGTTAACTGAAAAGAGCGATGTCTACAACTTTGGGGTTGTATTGATGGATATTTTGAGCGGAAAGAGTACCTGGACCTGGATTTCAGAACTACGCGCTGAAGATGATTATGAGTATGTAGATACAGGATTTGCTGATACAGTCCAACTCCTCCTGAGGAAGAGTAATTTGAAAGAGGAGAAAGGGAGGCAAAGAATTGAATTTGAAGAGCTGATACTGAAATGTCTCAGACAAGATCCTGATGCAAGGCCAACTATGCAGGAAGTTGCACAAGCAATCAAATCTATCAGAAACATGTCGTCCTAG